Below is a window of Cygnus atratus isolate AKBS03 ecotype Queensland, Australia chromosome 3, CAtr_DNAZoo_HiC_assembly, whole genome shotgun sequence DNA.
tgggtcccacatggagcagatctccatgctgcagcccatggaggagcccccggtggagcaggtggatgtggcctggaggaggctgcggcccatggagaagcccccacaggagcaggccccgggccggagctgcagcccgtggagaggagcccacgcaggagcaggggtctggggggagctgccgcccgtgggggacccgtgctggagcagtttgctcctgggggatggaccccgtggtacggagccgtgtgggagcagttcttgaagagctgctgcctgtgggcagcccccgcaggctcagttcgggaaggacggcatcccgtgggagggaccccacgtggcgcaggggcagagagggaccgtgaaggagtggcggagacaaagcgtcagggactgaccgcagccaCGTTGCCCGTTCCGCTGCACCACTGAGGgggagaaggtggaagagggtgggtggggggaaggtggttttgttttgttttagattcttgctgctctagcttgttagtaataggtaataaattgcATTACTCTCCCTATGCTGAGTGtattttgcccatgacagtaactGTTGattgatctccctgtccttatttcaacccctgagcccttcctatcacattttcttcccctttccctttgagttgtggtggagctcagctgcccagctgtgtAAAACCAGCACAGGAACAAAATGAGTTTTATGTGTAGAATTGCCTTCAGTAAACAAGCAGGAACAGAGGGGTGTCCTCCCCAATGCTGTGTTGGAACATGTAGCTGGTGCGATCCTTCTGATAAGAGAGTTAGGCAACAAAAGTGACTGGGGAAGTGGTTAAAGGAGCAAGGGATAGCATAAATTAATTGTTTGGCTAAATAGGTGGAATTGTTCGCTAATGGTCATTAGTTGGTAAAGGAGAGCTACGATTTCTGAAAAAGGGTTGGTTGGAGTGGTGTGACAGCGGCACATGAAGAATTCAGGTGTGTCAGGAGACATGCTGAAGCGTTTCTGACAGGAGCTGCTAGCAGTGTGCCTGCTGATTGTTCAGCGCTGCTGATTGTGTTGTGTCCTGCAGAAATCGTGAGGTTGTTATGAGGCAGGAAGCACTGTGGAGCTCCCTTTGTAACAACTTAGCGCCTTTGTGCAGTATTTAACCTGTTCAGCTCTTCATTTGTGTACTCTTCCCAGAGCAGACATGCGTGATGACGTTTGGTGGAGTTCTCTGACAAGTCAGTGCCTTAGGAAGGGTTCTGCTGACAAAGGTCACTGTAGCTGTGTTCCAGCCGGGATCTGTGGGACCTGTGAGCTCTGTCATCTCTCTGAGCTAGTTAGCGTTATAGGCCCAGACGGGTCTCCTGTCCCTCAGGCAAAGGAAATCGGATCAGTGGCCTGATAGGTGGTGGCTGTGCGTCTGAAGTGGTCTTGGAGCAGCACGGCTGGTTTGTGGTGTGCTAAGGACAGCATCCCATCCTAGGTGGCATCAGGTCTGGGCAGCCACTAGCTGACAGCCCAGTCTTGTAACGTTCAATAAAACAAGCTAATTGCTGTTCCAGAAACTTTGCCGAAATGTGTTGACCCCTCACAGCAACAGCACCACGTCTCTGTTACGTTTTCCTATCGCTTCTGACTCTGAACTCTAAGTGAAGATTGGTGTAGGAAGCAGGGATATATTTCAGTGCCTAGCAAAACCAATAATCATTCTGTGGTGAAGTTGCATTAGCTAATCCAATCTCAGTCACTGCTaaacaaaaatagaataatttcCTGTTCGGTTAGTTTAACATTCACCCTGATCTTGCTCTGCAGTGGGAACACTCCCGAAACGAGAGGAACAGCCTACGTAGTCTATGAAGACATCTTCGACGCTAAAAATGCTTGTGATCATCTGTCAGGGTTCAACGTGTGCAACAGATACCTCGTCGTTTTGTACTACAACGCAAACAGGGTGAGTGCTTGGTGTTCTTTAAGTTACCTGAGACCGATGTCACCCGTGGTGGTGGTAACTGGTGGCCATTTCTGGCAATTAACACATCAGAAggataaatatttcttcttacaccttttatttttgtaaccaCAGGCATTCCAGAAGATGGACAcgaagaagaaagaggaacagCTTAAGCTTCTCAAGGAAAAATACGGAATTAATACAGATCCGccaaaataaactgatttttttttttgaaaactgttttcaagacCTGCCATTGTGTTCTGGAACTACGTAAGGATTCTCTCtgatgtatatatttttaaaatttaataggCTGTAATTTCAATCCTTAGATCTTCGTATTAGGATTAAATGTAAAACATCAGAAGATCTGCTGTAAGACTAAACCCCCTAAATGGACACAGCTTCGTTGTGTTGCAGGGCTGAGCTGTAAGCGCTGTGTAACCACCGTCCTCTCTCTGGCAGGCCCTTGTAGGACAGGACCGAGTACAGGCCTGCCGAAATtctgcccaggctgcagggctgatTTTAAACGGGGCAGCCAGTTAATGCAAAGAGCTCAAGGGGCTTTGTATCAGCTGTCTGCGTGCTGAATTTCACTTGCCACTTCTAAAAACGGAATAATGCAAGTAAACAAGAGTGTCCCTGCCACGGGGATTCTTGTGCtttggtttttaattaaaaaaaaagtgtggtttGATTCTTGTTCACACTGGTATGTTTTACACAATTCACTGCATCTTTTTCCTCAGAATATTTGTTACTAGGAACAAACAAAGCCTAACTCCATGTTCATTATGAAGTTTTTTCTATGAACTAGAAAATGAGTggccttttaaaataatccagCTGCTTTGGTGACTTCAGTCAAAATGCCTTGTTCCCAGCAATGAGGACAGACCAGGTGAGCTGCTGTGAGATAATCTTGCTCTGATGGTGCATTGCTGTATGGctgagagagatttttaagTGTACCGGTTAAAACTGAACTTAGTAGGAGCAGCAGGAATGAACTTCGTGCTTTTCATGTTATTAGGGAACACCGGACTAAAGCAAGGCCACAGATACTGGCAGTGATTTTAGATACCTGTGATGGGATTGTTTCCTGTTCGTACATTTGAACTTTTATACCTGTGTGTGTAATATCTggtggaggaaaaaggaaaccagATTTAAATTTTGGggctttttatttctaaaagtatCAGCACTCATGTCTCATGAATAAAAATCAGGTTGTTGGCATGCATAACCAGTCTGATTGAGAAGTGGACAGGGTTGAGCTCTGCCTCTGTTCTTACCCAGCTGCAAGTTGTGTGATCTCAGGTAGTCATCCCGCCTCCCAGGAGGATTTACGCGCTTGGATTTGATGTTCAGCTCACTGACCATGCAGCTTCTAGCCAGTGCAGAATGTGGGCAGATGTAAACGTATTTTGCCTGAGGGTTTAGAACTCAGGTTAAAAATTCTTGTCTATTATATTGTCATAATggagtgttttttctttattgaaatcTGACTCTTAAAACATGCAGTTCTGTCCgtttagtaaaaagaaaaaagtataaataaatgtgtacataattttgctttgttttttaatcaaggcttgctttattctgtgcttgtaatatttttaaaaaggaatcaGTCATTACAGGAATGTGTGATAAAGGTAATACTTTGTCGAGTTCCCCTCACCGCAGCTGCGGTGTGCGCATAAATGTTCCTGCGCGTTCAGCAGGTGGGTGAGGCAGTGagggtgcctggtgctgggtgcCAAGCCCAGCTCTCGAACAGAAGCCGTCCCCTGTATTTGCCGTGTGCTGTGCCTGTCGTTTCTCAGCTGGGAGCACACACAcagggtgctggtgctgccctgagccgcagggagggggctgcagaaAGGCTCTTGGACCATTTCAGGGGGTTCCAGCCCAACTCTACGGGCAGGGGCCTCCTTTCTCCTCACAGACAGGCCTTTGGGGTGCTGCGTATGAGAGCTATGGCTAGCGTGTTTAGTGCGAAGCCTTCCCCTTATTCCACAGCACTTCTATAAGCGTGGTGTTCCCTTTAAAACTGAAACCtctttttgcagaaagaagCCTCACAGGAGGCAATAAGCCATCTCTGAGGTCAGGGACAGCAAAATCAGCCTGGACAAAAGAGTGCATCCACAGGAGACAGGCAGGTGGGCAGCGCTGaaccaggcagctgcagcagtcgCTGTCACTTCTCTGAGCTGCCTTTAAATCTCTGCTGCCCTCGTGGCCGGCTTTGACTCGCTCAGCCCGCTGCTTCTTCCCCTGTCGGATACAGCTGTGGTGTGCATACGTGAAGTGCAAAGTAACCGATCTGGTCTGCTGTCATCCGCATGTGGTCCGTTACTTGTACCTGTACCACGTTGGTTGCCTCACCTATCTGATTAACACAAATCTTAAGTTTTTCAGGCAAAACCAGCTTGCCTCAGGAATGTTTCAATGAGTGAAATTTCCCCGAGGCCTGACTGCTGTATGAACAGCCGTAGCTCTGTAGAGGGGTGACGCAAGAACGCACCACTTACGCAAGTTGGTGAGCGTTTGGAAAGCCCCTGGCTGTAACTGGAACCAGAGGTGCTTGTTACCACGCTGGATTTATGCTTCTAATAAATAAACGCTGGTAATAAAACACTGATGCACTAAGGATGAAGCCACGTTCTGTCTGCCTTGTTTAAAATCATGTGCAAATACTGCATTCGGTCTGTCAATAGCACAGAGCGTGTTGCGTGCGCTGTAGTGTCTGGGTGAGGATTCAAtgctgtttgaaataaaaaaaaaaaaataaatatatatatatataaaagcaattcTTTAGGGTAATAAGATTAATAAAAATTCCTTCAATGAATCCTCAAGATCAGCAGCTTTTGATTTCTCGgagagctcagctgctgcctttcatTAAATATTCCATTTCATACTTCTTCTTCTAGTGCCTGTTCAGGGCTTTCAATGTCCCTGtacatgtaaaatgaaataataatttgtacCTGCAAGACAGAGGGAATGGAAATCGAATGCCCGGAGGACTGTTTTGATGAGGTCTGCTCaagattttgtttgaaatgtaatATCAAAGGACGGGGAAATGAGTTCAGTTATATGAATGGCAGAGAGGGCAGCAAATAAGGCAGATGTTACCAGCCTTGCAGTCTACATCTGTGctggtttttgtgtgtgctcgctttccatttaatttttcaggaagTAGGGCATGAAATTAAGCCTGgaaggtcatttttttccatctctattGTTTAGAAATTAGTAACAAGAGCATATCTGATTACACAGGCAGTGACAGTAGATTTTTTCCAATCCATTATATAGTGGTAATAATTATATGTACTGTGTTGATCGATGatacaattaaataaattaacacATTTGCAGTCAAATAAAGAGCTGAAGATTACATTTCCTTGAAGACTTAATTCCCCTAAGTATCACAAAGCACAAttagttttcctttcagattttttttaatgaaattggcatgaaaaatgtaataatcTCTGCTTCCAACAAAGGTCTCTGAAGAGATAGGGGGGTGATGAGGGAGAGAGCTTCATCAAGCAGCTGTAACGAGGATTTTACAGACTGGGTAATGGTGGGGTTGTACAGCTGAGGGCACTGGAAAGgagcctactttttttttttttatctttctccctGGTAAGAAACCCtgtgaaggggaaaaggagagcGATGTCCCAGCTGTTGCATAGACAGCAGCAGGGTGGAGAGGTGATGGAGGCGTACCGGGAGCATGCAGTTTTTCCAGGTGCACTGAATTGATTCTTCCCAGCACCATTTGCTTTCGAGGCATTTGGGAAGGGTCCTCGCTGAGAACTCTTGGTGAGATGTGTGGAACCTAGCTGCTGCAGTCATCCTACATTTCCACCAAAGCAGGGTCCCAAAAGTTTTAAGGAAGACAAGTGTTTACTCTGCCAACATTCAATGAACTATAATAGTCTGCAAGAGATGGGGTTTGTTTGCTTATGAATTAACAAGataaaatgcagctttgtgGCTAAAATGCAAAtcaagagaagagagaaatctgTGGTCACTGGTGATCAGATTGGTAGTCCTGGTGTTCTGTGCCCCTTTCCTCTCTCACCTCCAGGCGGTATCACCTCACTACGTGGCTTTGCAGCCTGTCTCCTCGCACTGGTTGTGTTTTCCTTGCAGAGACTCGCCCAGGGAAATAGCACACCAACGGTTCCAAAAACCCAGCAGTTGAAAAATTACACAAATAGCTTAAAGCCAGGCC
It encodes the following:
- the SF3B6 gene encoding splicing factor 3B subunit 6 gives rise to the protein MAMQAAKRANIRLPPEVNRILYIRNLPYKITAEEMYDIFGKYGPIRQIRVGNTPETRGTAYVVYEDIFDAKNACDHLSGFNVCNRYLVVLYYNANRAFQKMDTKKKEEQLKLLKEKYGINTDPPK